The segment GTCGCGAAAGCAGCGGACGATCTGGAAATAGCGCTCGAAGCCCGCCACCATCAGGAGCTGCTTGAAGAGCTGGGGTGACTGCGGCAGCGCGTAGAAGGAGCCCGCCTGGAGCCGGCTCGGCACGAGGAAGTCGCGCGCGCCCTCCGGAGTCGAGCGAGTCAGGAAGGGCGTTTCCACCTCGAGGAAGCCGTGCTCGTGAAGGTAGTCGCGCACGGCCCGGCAGAGCAGGTCGCGCACCTGGAACGCCTTGAGGACGGGAGCGCGGCGCATGTCGAGGTAGCGGTACTTGAGACGGAGCGTCTCGTCCACCTCCGCGTCGGCGCCCAAATCGATCTGAAACGGCAGCGGCCGGCTCTCATTCAGAATCTTGGCCTCCGAGACAAGCACTTCTATTTCGCCTGTCGGGAGCCGCGGATTAACTGTGTCGGCTGGTCGAGGATTAACCTGTCCCTTGACGGCCACAACGAACTCCGGACGCATACGTTGGGCCTTGAGGAATGCCTCGTGGCCTGCCGTCGGGTAGAAAACGCACTGAGTTATACCTTCACGATCCCTCAGGTCGATGAAGATCATGCCACCATGATCACGCCGTCGAGCCACCCAACCCATGAGGATGACGGGTTCCCCTTGCCGAGCGGGTTCTCGGCGCAGTTCGCCGCAACTGTTCGTCCGCTTCCAACTGCCCATTGGCTCGACGTGCACGTCGCTCACGAACCCGCGCCTCCGCCGCCGAGCGAGATCAGCTCCTGGGCCAACCGCGCGATCGGCACGCGCCGCTGCTCTCCCGTCTTCATCTCGCGCAGCACCGCCTCCCCGGCCGCCAGCTCGTTCTCCCCCGCGATCACCGCGTAGGCGACGCCGAGCTTGTTGGCCCGCTCGAGCTCGCGCGGCAGCTTGCGGGCGCCATAGCCCAGCTCGGCGGCCACTCCGCCCTGGCGGACCGCGCGCGCGACGGGCATCAGGCGCTGGAGCGCCTGGTCTCCCAGCGGCACCAGGAGCACGAACGGGCGCGAGGCCGCCTCCGCGTCCCCAAGGAGAAGAACCACCCGCTCGAGGCCGATGGCGAAGCCGATGCCGGGGTCGGCGGGGCCGCCCAGGCGCTCGATCAGGCCGTCGTAGCGCCCGCCGCCCGCAACCGCGTCCTGGGCGCCGAGGTCCGCGGTCTTCACCTCAAAGGTGGTGCGCACGTAGTAGTCGAGGCCGCGCACGAGGCGCGGCGTCACCGTGTAGGCCTGCCCCATGACGTCGAGGTAGCCGCGCACGCTCTCGAAGTGCTTCGCGGCCTCGGGCGAGAGCGAGTCGAGGATAGACGGCGCCTTCTCGATAACGGGCTGGCAGTCGGGCACCTTGCAGTCCAGCACGCGGAGCGGGTTGCGCCCGAGCCGGGCCTGGCATTCCCCGCAGAGCGCCGCGGCGTGGGGCCGGAGGTAGTCCACGAGCCGGGCGATATATGCCGCGCGGTCGCCGGCGTCGCCGATGGAATTGACGTGCAGCGCCAAGCGCTCGCGGAGCCCGAGGGCGAAGAAGAAGTCCATCAGCATGCAGATGACTTCCGCGTCCACCGCGGGATTGACCTCGCCGAGCGCCTCGACGTTGGCCTGATGGAACTGCCGGTAGCGCCCCGCCTGCGGGCGCTCATAGCGGAACATGGGGCCGGCCGTGTAGAGGCGGACGGGCTTGGCCTCGACCTGGAAGCCGTGCTCAATGTAGGCGCGCAGGAGCCCGGCGGTCGCCTCGGGCCGGAGCGTTAGCGAGTCGCCGCCGCGATCCTCGAACGTATACATCTCCTTCTTGACAATGTCGGTCTCGTCGCCGATGCCGCGGGCGAAGAGCTCGGTGCGCTCGAACAGCGGCAGCCTGATCTCGCGGTAGCCGTAGGCCTCGAAGGTCTTTCGCCCCGCGGCCTCTACGCGCTGCCACTTGACCGTCTCCGACGGCAGGATGTCGCGGACGCCCCGCACCGCCTTGATGGCCATGATCTCAGGCGCCCCGCGCGGCCCTGTACTCGGCCGCGAGGCCGATGTAGCTCTTGGCCGAGCGGTAGATCAGCTCGAGGTCCTTCTCGCTCACGGAGCGCTTGACCCGCGCGGGGGCGCCCATGAGCAGGCTGCCCTTGGGCACGAGCGTGCCGGGCGAGACGACGGCGCCGGCGGCGACCACGCACTCCTCCTCGAGCACCGCGCCGTCCAGCACGACGGCGCCGATGCCGATGAGGCAGTTCGACTTGATGTGGCAGCCGTGGAGCCGCGCGGCGTGGCCGACCGTGACGTAGTCCTCGAGTATGGTCGGCGTGCCGTTGCGGTTTACGTGGACGACGGTGCCGTCCTGGAGGTTGGTCCCGCGGCCGACGCGGATGAAGTTCACGTCTCCCCGGATTATGGTTGAGAACCAGACGCTCGACTCTTCGCCGAGCTCCACGTCGCCGATGACGTCGGCGGAGTCCGCGATCCAGGCGGACAGGTGCACCTTGGGCACGACGCCCCGGTACGCGTGGATCATCTATCTCCCCTCACCCTTGTATCTTGCCGGGAGGCGGGAAATGATACGAGGGAAGAGCAGGCCGGGCG is part of the Candidatus Methylomirabilota bacterium genome and harbors:
- the hisS gene encoding histidine--tRNA ligase is translated as MAIKAVRGVRDILPSETVKWQRVEAAGRKTFEAYGYREIRLPLFERTELFARGIGDETDIVKKEMYTFEDRGGDSLTLRPEATAGLLRAYIEHGFQVEAKPVRLYTAGPMFRYERPQAGRYRQFHQANVEALGEVNPAVDAEVICMLMDFFFALGLRERLALHVNSIGDAGDRAAYIARLVDYLRPHAAALCGECQARLGRNPLRVLDCKVPDCQPVIEKAPSILDSLSPEAAKHFESVRGYLDVMGQAYTVTPRLVRGLDYYVRTTFEVKTADLGAQDAVAGGGRYDGLIERLGGPADPGIGFAIGLERVVLLLGDAEAASRPFVLLVPLGDQALQRLMPVARAVRQGGVAAELGYGARKLPRELERANKLGVAYAVIAGENELAAGEAVLREMKTGEQRRVPIARLAQELISLGGGGAGS
- a CDS encoding gamma carbonic anhydrase family protein; protein product: MIHAYRGVVPKVHLSAWIADSADVIGDVELGEESSVWFSTIIRGDVNFIRVGRGTNLQDGTVVHVNRNGTPTILEDYVTVGHAARLHGCHIKSNCLIGIGAVVLDGAVLEEECVVAAGAVVSPGTLVPKGSLLMGAPARVKRSVSEKDLELIYRSAKSYIGLAAEYRAARGA